The sequence ATAAAACCTAGAGTATACATCTCCTTTACTTCTGGGTTTGTCCATTTCCAAAGTTTCTATTACGATTTTAGACCTTTAGATCCTTCCAGTGTGTCCCCATTACGTTAGCATTACAAATCATCTGTTTTTACCGCAATATATAACGCAAGCTGTAATTTAACTCTGCAAAATAAGAGCAGTGGATTTGACGTATTTTGATGTCAGCTTTGTTCTGttaaattcaagaaaaaaaactagGCTGTCAATGTTTGTATTTCACCGTCTAAACTTTTAATATTCTGCCTAATTTAATATTACAGCGTGGTTTAACAGCATTTTTGTCACCTAAGGCCTACATTAACTAACTCTGATCCTGCTCCTTCACAGCAACTAGCTCTGGACTCCATTGTCACATTCTAAACCGTGCATAAAGTCCTACCCTCTGCACTTAGTCAATTAGCTTTAGTCTCGTATCCGTATGGGGATTGATGCCCTAATTCAAAGGCTGTACCTCCATGGTGTAGTTGGTGTGTTTGTTGTCGAAGATGAGAGACTCCTGGATCATCTGATGGTCTCCCTCCAGTTTGTCGATGTTGGGTTTGTAGGCGATGATGATGTGCTCGTACTGCTTCAGCTGGTTCATCTGGTCTTCCAAAGGCCCGCTCATTTCAACAGAGCTCTGGCCAATTTcctggaagagaaaaaaaaaaagaaaacattatataCTTGGAATATACAGCGGAATCCTTATTCTCGCCAACAGTTTTACTTGCATTGTAGAAAGAAACCGTGTAGAAAGGATACACTGTGTTTTGGGTTCTTAATAATTAATGGTTTTACCTGCTTTTGAAGGTAGAAACTATTTTTAGTGGATTAATCAGGAGACTGTTACTCTACAAACACAGGACATAAATACATATCTAAAATGAACCTGGTGTAACTAGAGTGATCCTGGGCACAGATTAATGAAGAATGAATCACCTACTATATTTGCAACCACCACTCAAGCATTGCCAAGCAATGAGAACAAGGACAAATCAGTGACTGGCGTGAATACTCGTAGCTGTAATCACTGAAAGGCACCTGTCTTGGTATGCCTCACCTGCATCTTGTTCTGTATCCAAGGGCCAATGACGTTGGCTTGGCTTGCAAACTGGCGTCGCAGGCGTTCGTTAGAGTGCTGGTGTGCCACCTCCTCCTGCAAGGCCTGCTCCCGCTGGGGGACAAGTTGCTTCACCTGCCCGGGGCAAAGAGACCACATCAGGGAAGAAGAGTCTTCTGGAGCTATACAATTGAAAATACAGTGTTCCCTCGTTTTTTCATTAGTTGCTAATTCACAAATTCTGTTAATTCACGGTTAGGCCATATTGACAGCAAATTGtaaatatatagctatatagCATGTCTCTCAAATGACGGCAGGTCTTTTTCAGCAAATTTTAATAATAGAAAGCCTGATGTAAAGTGTTTTGTACTGTACCAttacctgttttgttttagtgcttaattaaaaaaatgtaattgccagtgatcctttttttaataataacattattaatcaCATAAAGCATATCAGCACACCTGTTTTACGTCTTAACCTATTTTACATCTATTCAGGGTGTAATGTGAGTCTGGAAGAAAAATGTAGTCAACCAGGaattataaaactgaacatgGTTGTGTGCCACTATAGCTGCTCCTCGCCTTTAAAAAGATACCTTGTCCCATTTGGCACGAATTTCCTCAGCAGAAATGGTGCTGTAGGGGTTGATTATTGAGAGGCTGACACCGTAACTCTGGGCAATCTTCTGAACCTCGTTGTGGATTCCCAGAATGGCCTGTCTCTCGCTGTCAGCCTCAGGAAGAGTGGCTTTAAACTGTTCATGAGCTGAAATCAGGCTCtgcaaattggggggaaaaacaTATTAATGCCATCAATTGTTCAGCAAGAATGCCTGCTGCTTTAATagtttacagctatggccaaaagttttgcatcactctacagaatgaactcattttgtaTCATAAAGTCAAACAAAACCTGCTTGGTAATGTTACGTTTACATATTGAATAgcatactgctttgtaattttccatatacttaacgaaaaactcaAAATCTACCTTAAAATACAGCACtattataatctttattttttttatattgagcCTTTCATAgctgaccaccatcacaaagtgctttacagaggtaggctgtgaacggtgcattatatacagagtcacataataggacatttatttaaaatcgtATCTgctggatggagcacaaggaggttaagtgacttgctcagggtcacatagtgagtctgtcagtggcagtggtgggatttgaactggtaaccttctggttacaagcgctggaccttaaccactgaaccacactgcctcctgtacTATTATGGATTGACTTCCTGTTAGCTTTTGTGATATTCtgacattctgtgtgtgtgtgtatatatatatatatatatatatatatatatatatatatatatatatatatatatatatatatatatatatatatacatacacacacacatatatatatatatatatatatatatatatatatatatatatatatatatatatatatatatatatatatatatatatatatatatatatatatatatatatatatatatatatatatatatatatatatatatatacacatatatacacacacacacactgtatatacagtttttggttttgtttttttaattatgtctccaTCGTAAAATtgaaggtgatgcaaaacttttggccagagctgtactttTAATGGTTATTGAGAATGAAGCAGCTATCACAGCAGCGGAAGCACACCTGGGTTTCCTCGATGCTGTGCACAATGAACATGTCCTGCAGGTCCTCCATGGCCCCCTCCATCCAGTTGTTGAAAGGCGCCGCCCTCTTGGCAAACTCCAGGTACAGCTGGTCAATGGTTTCCAGCAGCTTCTCTGTTCTCTGAAACCAGGAAAATGGAACGAACGGGATGTATTTTTAACTCTTAAGCAAGCACGCTTGTTGAGCAAAGGTCTCAAAGGTCAGATTTTTTGAAAGCCCATTTTGGTTCCGGTGAAGCAGAGGCATCAGTCTAATGCCATTTTTTTTACTGGTAGAACCAGACCTCTAGTCATACCAGGGCATAACAATACCAACAATTGTATCCATTGGTAACAGTGGCAGCATGGGTATAATcattgcaacaaataaataatatatatgccATGCCAGTGACTGCCGTTTAGTGCTATACAATGTGGAAGGCaggcttaaatatatatattttttaaatgtattatttatttatatatatatatataaaagatttacccattgagaccgaaGCAtaatttacaagggggtcctgttagacaataaaacaattacaaatacaagcaacacaataaatacatgtgtggttcaaacttagtCAGCAGCctacaaaaaagaacaacataaatAGGACACATCTATATGTTAATGTGGACTAAAggaaatttaaaacacaatggcAACCGCTCTAAGCATTTCCCGTACATCTTTATAGTTAGAAAAGAGGTCTTTtcttcccatatatatataatatatataatatatatagcctatatatatatatatatatacctatatatattgGAATATATCCATGCCATACAACTTACAGCCGGGTGAGGGACTTCTTTCCCATCATGTGAAGTGGGTTTGTATTTAGTGTTCCTGTACATGTAGTGTATGACAGAATAAAATCTTTAGGAAAATTTGGAACAATAGGACAGATCCTAAGTTGATCATAACTATAATCATAGGTCAAGTAATAGGGAATATTACAGTACAGTCCCTAGTCGCTTCCAGGAAAACAATAGTTCATGTCATTCAACCTGTGAACTGACAGTAAAAGCTGTACATATGCAGATTTAGAGGGTCAGTTCAGGAGAGATCAGCAAGGCTCAGCAGTACTGGTTGGTTTGTGGTCAGCCAGATACAGAATGGTGTGACAATCCCTCGGAATCCCCATACCTCAAGTGCTTCCCTTCTTTTCTGAGTGAGCGTTCCAAGTTTGTCCCATTGGTCACACATCTTCTGGCATCTCTCGTTGACTTCAGCTGCGGCGTGGTAGTTCAGCTCACTGTAAAATACAGGATGAGCCATCCGGTCATTCAACTATGTGAATGTCAACtcataaaaaaaaggatttaacagAAACAGATGGATGATTCAGGACTTCACCCTAACAAATATGCCCCATGTTGAAGGGATTGGTACAATAAATGCCTTAAAGCAAATCCTGAATATAATAGCACTAAGGGTCATCAGCGTTGTGGAGCTTAACTGGACACTGCTtagatcttctttttttttgttaccaggATTACTAACTAATGAACGTTTTCAAACAGTTTTGCCTCCTCTGCAACTGTGGAAACTGTGAGTCAGTAAATCGAAAGTCTTCAGTTTCTCAAGGGGCAAAAGGGATCATTGCATACCCCTAAAACAATGTCACTTTAGAAATTTTAACATGAAGTCAGTTAACATGAATAGGTCCATGTTGTCAATAAAATTGACAAAGATCCTGTATTCACCAGTGTGGTGTTTCTCTTGAGTGTATGGGGTTATTACCTCACATATAACGTAATGGGGCCCATGTAGGTATTTTCTATACCTTCCTCCTTCATAACTATGCCCTTTTAGACCTTTATGACAGCTGTCCCTGGCATTGACTGTTCAGCATTGCATTGTAGGCAGGCCTCTCTACTTAATGACAGATAATACAGGCTGCACtgaaaaacccacaaaaaaagaACTGATACTGCCTGCCTGCGTACATCACCAATCACCAGTCTGCTAATAACTCTAACCTTTATGTGCTCAGCTGTTGCCACCGAAAACATCAAAGCTGCCAGTGATCTGAGAAGGGGAAAGTTCAAGGGCACACTGCTGATTGTTCTCCATTAAAATAGAAAGCCGCACTGGAGGGGATGCTGTAACCCAAGAGCCACTGCAGGTCCAGACTAAATAATCCAAGGAAGACTGTGTGCTGGAGAGGATGAAATCACTTCGCAGAGTAAACCCAACCACATGttgttgttcgtttttttttttgacactcaGAAGAACAGTGGCTCAACAACATTTCTTGAGTGTTATCAAGTTTCATTTGCTAACAGTACCTACCCTTTGTGCAGCCTGTGACTTAGTGTATAGCCCTTTCTCTTGGATAACTTGCAGTATCTCCCTTTTAGATTTAATCTTATATTATTGTACCAATACTCAATGGCAATACTACTTCTATTTCGCTCTGCTTGAGACAGTGATTCAAATTAGATGGGGCAGTATAGGCTAGGCGATGACAGGCGACTGGATTGTCCAATGAGAGTGATATGTAGCAGGCTATTCCATGCTGGCAGCGTGCAAAGCAAACTCTTCCAGAATCAGCAAGATTAATGAGCAGATTAACAGTTACTGCTGAATTATAGGCAGCCACGATCGTCGCTATCCTCCCTTTGCAACCTGAAGCTGATTTGTTGGAGCGTCACTATAATAGCGGCACAAGAATGAAAGTGGCAGGTGTCTGTGCTGGTATATTTAGACAGATGAGCACATGGGAGTTGAAAGACCACTTTCTTCTCTGAGAATTACAACACTAAGACTTGAAATAGGAAAAATGTTCTGTATTTCATATATTTTGACAGACTGGAATCTTTCAAACAATGAAGCAGAGTTTCTCAGTCTTGTCTTATGGCACTAAAGTGTGAAATGCAATGCCCTCAAATCACATGTACTTTCCTGCTGGATATTCTACACATTACACCCACCTGCTGGTCAAAAAAGACTTTGTCATTGCATTCTACATTAGTTCTAGCTACCACAGATATTGGTAATTCCAAGaagcaacaataaaacacaattgtgATAATATAAATTCTTGCTGGTTAGTATAAAGCTCACTGATAATATATTACTGACAACAGATTAGGGCATATTATCAATGTGTTTCAGTCCAGTCTTAACTCCTATTTTTGTTGGatggagaaatgtaaaaaaacaacaaaaacaaaacctcctGAAAAACTAAAAAGTTCTCAAGAGACTTTGTATTGTTTACAATTCTTGATGTTTGTTCTTGACctcattaaaaaatgtacagtaataaagaaCAAAAGTAAAGTGCTATCTGTCTGCTATTCACTTATAGTATATTGAGAGTCCAAATCATGTTATCTTTTGATAACACGTGGAGTTTTAAGAAACAGGACAATGGAACAGGGAAATAAAGCAATAGGTATAACTAGAGGAGGCTTTCCTTACTGGTATAAAAACTTTGACACCATATTGAATAGTAACCATTAGGAGTACTGTTAACTAGTTGTACATTCAATGCACTCCTATAGCTACTGTTTCACTTTACGCAATAAAAGCTTGGCAGAACACAGGGCTGTAACCATGCCATAGCTATCAGTAAAGTTAGGGATTGTAGCCAAAATGAAAGCCACATCTAGGGGGTTTTAACCTCTCGACAGGTCAACTGGAATACAATCTGATGGTCAGAAGACAGCCATCACTACAGACACTAATAAACTCAGACTGACACTGGAGAAAACTACCTTAGGGGGAGAACAACTCACAGCTGCCATTACCCAAAATGTAACCCTTGTCAGCATGAAACACAAACATAACACTACATTTCAATTACCTTACTGTGGTTTCCACTATGTTTCACTAGGTTTAAACTCTATCGCTCTGCACAGAAAACCAAATAGCTCACCGTCTCTCAACAGTTCACTTACACATCCAAACTTCCAATCCTTGTGAATATCTACCAAAGGTAACCTGCAATCTCCACTAGCCTCTAGTTAAACTATAGTGCATGACAGTTGAATTATTATCATGTTTTCCTTTAGGGCCTTTCTGTGACACAGGATTATTGTCAGGAAGCAGACAAGTCAGCTATCTTTGCCATTCCTGCTCTGCACATAAAATAAGGACTTCAGGTTCCATTTCTGTAGTCCATTAACTTTAACTGGCAGTAAATATGTGATACAATGAATTACCACCCGACGTAGCCTAAAAGGCAGTTTCATTCATTTATATGACCTGACCTCTATACCATCTGACTGTCAAATGTAGATAAAAAAGATATTTTAGGAACAAGCCTCACTAAAAAGCAGCAACCCCTGTGCCCCTCTTGTGAAACAATCTGAGGAATTTGTCCTCAGTGCTTTTTGACCAGTTTATCAGTTGAATGTCAACAGCTGTGTGCCTGTAACAGGAACATACTTGAGCTCCTGGGCAATGGCTGCTATCTGCTCCATTCGGTCCTGGTGAGCAGCCAAGTCACTCTCGAAGGCCTCGTGCTTCCTCAGCAGGGCACGCACCTCAGTCAGGGAGGCCGACTCATAGTCCTTCTGAGACAAAATCTGCTCCTTATCTGGAAAAGAAACACCCCAgaacttaaaaacaacaaacaagcaattcTTGGTGTATTGGCATAAAAGAGTGAGGGATTTAAATCTAGACGAGCAGACTGCCCTCCCCTTGTATACTGCTCGATGCACCTACCACATGCCCAGCTCTCGTGGGTACAGGCTTTCTGTCTGAACTTCTCTGCAAGGTGGTCTACGCGCTCCAGTCTCCTGATCTCATTGAGAAGCCACTCCTCGTAACCCTTCTCCACCTGCTCCAGGCTCTGCCAGGCACTTGCGATATCCTAAACGACCAATACACAACACCACTGGTGACTGCCATGAGTAACTGCTGTTTAGAGATGCACATGGCTACCCATTTGATTTACAGGTTTAGGGTATTTTTAcagtttcccatgctttcccatggttacatacactatgtatttaccatagttaaccCAGGCTTGTcacgtttattaatatgctttactatacctcacagttctttacattgcttacctaACTTTACCATCCTTTATTaccctttgctatgcttttcctatggtaaACACTTATAAGGGACCATCCCAACTATGGTTAGAAAGTATGTTCTCCAGTAAACTTACAAACGTTGCACTTAGTAATCAAACGAGGTCATAAAGACTGATCCACTAAGCTTTTTCTCCAGTGCCACATTTGCACCATAGCtttcaaaatggaaaaacaaaatagggagttttaaaaattttaataGTTAAATGTGTTGATTTAAGTGACATACTGTAGAGTGATTATTTCCTGCTTAATATGTCACCAGTTTTTGTTCTATATTTGGGAAGAATGGTGCAAAAACTGCACTGGAGTGAATGCATGGAATCGGGTCCACTGTCTATTCCAGCTGTAATACAAGGTGGTTTGGCAGGGACTTGGACAATGTCACATACTGTCTTTCCGATGAGTGTGAATTCAAAGCACTTACTGAAACCATCTTGCCCTCAGACGGCATGAAGGCAGGTCTGCTGCTTATCCTCAGCTTGGTCTGCAAGGTGTTGAAGCTGATCTCCAGCTGACACTTCTCCTGCACCTTGGGGGGTTTGTGAATGCGCCGGTACCCCCGGAAATCCTCCAGCTTCTGCTGCATGGAAATCATGGTCTTCTCAGGGGTCCGGTTCTCCAGCCAGGGGATGGTGCGGTGAATCCATTCCAGCAGCTGATTAccccacaaacaaacacaaggggttactgtcacacacacacacacacacacacacacacacacacacgcacacacacacacacacacacacaccaggtacTCTGCAAAAATGACTGGTGTCCATCTTGTTAGTTTCTTGTTATCAAGTAAAATTAATACACTGCATGTTTCACTTCACTTTACCTCGCTGGCTAGCCGCTCATATTCTTCCATCAGCTTCTCATTCTCTTGATTCACTCCCAGGACTTTACAAATCCTGTTAGCTGCTGTCTCAGCCTGTTGAGCAAATAAGAGGGAGCAATTTAATAAATCtcagttatttttctgtttatcatTATTACTACTGCTAACCCGAGTTATAATTCGGACCCAAATACACTTGTAATCTTTAGgaaaatatatattcatgtactcaaagaaaatgtgtttctattttgATTCGATAAAAACACCCGTCAGtcataaaccaaaataaaaatttgttttgAACTTCTGTAAAAACCTgctaaaagttaattaaattggaCCTTTAGGGGATATCCTTTGGTACCCATAATTATTAGACTGGAAATAATTTCAATAGTATTTTACAGTATTATCCTGGTCTATGCTAATAAAGCTGTGACACACTAGCAAATGAGCAGTAAATGCCTTGTCTTGAATGtattttcaattcagttttacaCACGTCAACAAGAACCGCATGTCTGTAAACCAGATTACCAGACACTTTCAAATTGTAATGCCTAAAATATCACTAGTTGAGAAAGTACTGTAAAACCAACACTATATCAGAAAGTATGTCTGATGATAAGTAACTGTGATTCTACAATGAGTTTGCATTCTAAAAACGACAACTATTAAGTGAGATGAACAATATAACCTCATTAGGGTTCATGCCTTTATTATATGTTAGAACATTAACAttcaagtacaaaaacaaaacaatattttaagtaTACATGCCTCCACTCAATATTGATTGCAGAGCTGTTGATAAGGAAGGAATCTTAATGATAAAGTCTGAGTGATTAAAGTTGCTTGGGTGAAGGATGACTTTCACTATCCATAGAGAAGGCATAGCATAGCCTGCTTAGCTTATCTGTCTATCCAGTCTGTCATCCAAGGTgttaattttgttattatttccccACTATGAACTGTACTAAGCAAAGCTCAAAAAtggttaatacaataaaataaaaaaaaacagattgcagtaacaaagaacaacaaaaaaaagtatacctGCTCTGCTCCAGCAAAAGCATGATAGAAGCAGGACACATAGGTCATTAGAGCTCTCTCATCAGGTTTGGGGGTGTTCACAATGTCTAAAGtggcagaaaaataaaatgggacGAGCAGAAGATAGAGAGTGAGCAATGGGACTAAAAGGAAGAAGAAAACTAAGAAGGACTCCCAGTTGAATTAGATTGATGCCAGCAGGAACGCTAAAGGAAATATAGAATGCATaagcataaaaacaaaagaaagaaacggATCTGATTAGGAAATGAAGAAGTTTGGAATAAGAGGGAATCTGAAGCAGACAAACTGGCTGGGTCACCCCTTGTCAGGATAAAGCAGAAGTTGTGCAACCCATTAAGTACAGTTAAAAGGCCCCATTCACAACACTTAAACACTTAAACAATGCTTAGGAAAAAAATGAGTATAAAGTAGTAAACCCTCTCAAAAAGTCAAAAGTGTTTCAATTATtcaaaatggaataaaaacaaaatgtccttgacaaatcattattttaaaaagtccttAAAGTTTATGAATGGGACAAAAGGGGCACACCAATGGAGTGAATCTGCATTTCACCAGTAGGTAGCGCTTGCGCACCAATATGCTATGAGAGTAGGAGCAAGACTTCAGACATGGAAGTATGAATGTACAGGACAGTTACCCACATCATATCATACCCTCCATGTATGTTTGGGGAAGGTGGGTTTAAACCATAGGCTAAGAATCCCTCTCTCTCCTTTTTAAGCGAATACCATGAAAAGCAGAACAGGAAAGAAAACAGGAAGGACTGCTGGGAGATCACTGGGAACAGGAGGTGAAAGGTCAGAGGCTGCCCCTTTGTTACATCCTCACCTTCTGAGCACCAGCAAAGGCATGGTAGTAACTGGACACATAGGTCATAATGGCCCTTTCGTCAGGTCTGGCTGTGTTTACTAAATCTGTGTGGAAAGAACATGGTCACCCCTTCAGTTTTTTCAAACTGACTGCTTATAAAGCAAATGCTTACCCGCATCAGGGCTGTCCAGGTCACACATAATTATAAATGGTAGAACTTAAACTTGGCCATATGATGCATGTATTTTTAGTGCATTAAAGTGAACATTACCAATGGAAAAGGTTGAATGTGTGACCCAACATACAGTAGCCCTTTAAATGAGATATTATTAAAGAATTTCACTATCTTTCAGGTCACAAAAGACGAAGAAGGGTC is a genomic window of Polyodon spathula isolate WHYD16114869_AA chromosome 6, ASM1765450v1, whole genome shotgun sequence containing:
- the LOC121316740 gene encoding alpha-actinin-2 isoform X2; its protein translation is MMTQLETTVQYNNFEYEQQEDEYMTPEDEWDRDLLLDPAWEKQQRKTFTAWCSSHLRKAGTQIENIEEDFRNGLKLMLLLEIISGERLPKPDRGKMRFHKIANVNKALDFVASKGVKLVSIGAEEIVDGNVKMTLGMIWTIILRFAIQDISVEETSAKEGLLLWCQRKTAPYKNVNVQNFHVSWKDGLAFCALIHRHRPDLIDFSKLNKDDPVGNLNLALEVAEKHLDIPKMLDAEDIVNTPKPDERALMTYVSCFYHAFAGAEQAETAANRICKVLGVNQENEKLMEEYERLASELLEWIHRTIPWLENRTPEKTMISMQQKLEDFRGYRRIHKPPKVQEKCQLEISFNTLQTKLRISSRPAFMPSEGKMVSDIASAWQSLEQVEKGYEEWLLNEIRRLERVDHLAEKFRQKACTHESWACDKEQILSQKDYESASLTEVRALLRKHEAFESDLAAHQDRMEQIAAIAQELNELNYHAAAEVNERCQKMCDQWDKLGTLTQKRREALERTEKLLETIDQLYLEFAKRAAPFNNWMEGAMEDLQDMFIVHSIEETQSLISAHEQFKATLPEADSERQAILGIHNEVQKIAQSYGVSLSIINPYSTISAEEIRAKWDKVKQLVPQREQALQEEVAHQHSNERLRRQFASQANVIGPWIQNKMQEIGQSSVEMSGPLEDQMNQLKQYEHIIIAYKPNIDKLEGDHQMIQESLIFDNKHTNYTMEHIRVGWELLLTTVARTMNEIETQILTRDAKGISQEQMNEFRSSFNHFDRDDSGKLRPQEFKACLISLGQVGNDQQKKKGGMETDDFRACLISMGYDLGEVEFARIMTLVDPSGTGVVSFQSFVDFMTRETADTDTADQVVASFRILAADKPYILVDELRRELPPEQAEYCIMRMPAYTGPGQQPGALDYTCFSTALYGESDL
- the LOC121316740 gene encoding alpha-actinin-2 isoform X1; translated protein: MMTQLETTVQYNNFEYEQQEDEYMTPEDEWDRDLLLDPAWEKQQRKTFTAWCSSHLRKAGTQIENIEEDFRNGLKLMLLLEIISGERLPKPDRGKMRFHKIANVNKALDFVASKGVKLVSIGAEEIVDGNVKMTLGMIWTIILRFAIQDISVEETSAKEGLLLWCQRKTAPYKNVNVQNFHVSWKDGLAFCALIHRHRPDLIDFSKLNKDDPVGNLNLALEVAEKHLDIPKMLDAEDIVNTPKPDERALMTYVSCFYHAFAGAEQAETAANRICKVLGVNQENEKLMEEYERLASELLEWIHRTIPWLENRTPEKTMISMQQKLEDFRGYRRIHKPPKVQEKCQLEISFNTLQTKLRISSRPAFMPSEGKMVSDIASAWQSLEQVEKGYEEWLLNEIRRLERVDHLAEKFRQKACTHESWACDKEQILSQKDYESASLTEVRALLRKHEAFESDLAAHQDRMEQIAAIAQELNELNYHAAAEVNERCQKMCDQWDKLGTLTQKRREALERTEKLLETIDQLYLEFAKRAAPFNNWMEGAMEDLQDMFIVHSIEETQSLISAHEQFKATLPEADSERQAILGIHNEVQKIAQSYGVSLSIINPYSTISAEEIRAKWDKVKQLVPQREQALQEEVAHQHSNERLRRQFASQANVIGPWIQNKMQEIGQSSVEMSGPLEDQMNQLKQYEHIIIAYKPNIDKLEGDHQMIQESLIFDNKHTNYTMEHIRVGWELLLTTVARTMNEIETQILTRDAKGISQEQMNEFRSSFNHFDRKKKGGMETDDFRACLISMGYDLGEVEFARIMTLVDPSGTGVVSFQSFVDFMTRETADTDTADQVVASFRILAADKPYILVDELRRELPPEQAEYCIMRMPAYTGPGQQPGALDYTCFSTALYGESDL